A single genomic interval of Portunus trituberculatus isolate SZX2019 chromosome 41, ASM1759143v1, whole genome shotgun sequence harbors:
- the LOC123517197 gene encoding ribonuclease kappa-like isoform X1 produces the protein MTFCGYKFSLCLLLISAWGLVQLLVMGLFFYGEAPAFLEDLPLEDHYDNRDSFVTDVNKGFKNNAFNCFIAACLYIVTLGVSGWQFYLNQKTTYQV, from the coding sequence ATGACCTTCTGTGGCTACAAGTTTTCCCTATGCCTGCTGTTGATCAGTGCATGGGGGCTGGTGCAGCTGTTGGTGATGGGACTCTTCTTTTATGGCGAGGCCCCAGCCTTCCTTGAGGACCTGCCGCTGGAGGACCACTATGACAACCGGGATAGCTTTGTCACTGATGTCAACAAAGGCTTCAAGAATAATGCCTTCAACTGCTTCATCGCTGCCTGCCTCTACATTGTTACTCTCGGCGTTTCTGGCTGGCAATTCTACCTCAATCAGAAAACCACATATCAGGTGTAG
- the LOC123517197 gene encoding ribonuclease kappa-like isoform X2 → MTFCGYKFSLCLLLISAWGLVQLLVMGLFFYGEAPAFLEDLPLEDHYDNRDSFVTDVNKGFKNNAFNCFIAACLYIVTLGVSGWQFYLNQKTTYQ, encoded by the exons ATGACCTTCTGTGGCTACAAGTTTTCCCTATGCCTGCTGTTGATCAGTGCATGGGGGCTGGTGCAGCTGTTGGTGATGGGACTCTTCTTTTATGGCGAGGCCCCAGCCTTCCTTGAGGACCTGCCGCTGGAGGACCACTATGACAACCGGGATAGCTTTGTCACTGATGTCAACAAAGGCTTCAAGAATAATGCCTTCAACTGCTTCATCGCTGCCTGCCTCTACATTGTTACTCTCGGCGTTTCTGGCTGGCAATTCTACCTCAATCAGAAAACCACATATCAG taa
- the LOC123517004 gene encoding beta-1,3-galactosyltransferase 6-like, whose translation MMRRGGGFWLCRRPLLSAVQVLACVGAFMLGSLVTLMSIDPMRCDIHQCTEKIKRTDVEDVNSWLGMWGKGNRGAEKSVFLVIVMLSAPANKEQREVIRQTWLSEEKADTLHFFVIGTGSLNEDLNVSVLAEQKKHGDLMLLSNVVDSYQALTKKLLASLVYVHYNVRFRFLMKCDDDTYVRLTELHKELKSVPYKQRLYWGFFDGRASPKKSGPWKEDDWILCDRYLPYALGGGYILSSDVVNFVASNSKHMKLFRNEDVSLGTWLAPLDLHRVHDTRFDTEYKSRGCNNKYLVSHKQSTLHMQEKFNALNTLGRMCREQFQVRRSYNYNWNALPSQCCIRNDSSVP comes from the coding sequence ATGATGCGGCGTGGCGGTGGCTTCTGGTTGTGCCGACGGCCTCTCCTGAGTGCTGTGCAGGTGCTGGCTTGTGTGGGAGCCTTTATGCTGGGCAGCCTCGTGACCCTCATGTCCATCGATCCCATGAGGTGTGACATACATCAGTGCACGGAGAAGATCAAACGCACCGATGTGGAAGATGTCAATAGCTGGCTGGGCATGTGGGGGAAAGGTAACAGGGGTGCAGAGAAGAGCGTGTTCCTTGTGATTGTTATGCTGAGTGCCCCTGCCAACAAGGAGCAGAGGGAAGTGATACGACAGACATGGCTCAGTGAGGAGAAGGCAGACACCCTTCACTTTTTTGTGATAGGAACTGGTAGCCTGAATGAAGACCTCAATGTCTCAGTGTTGGCTGAACAGAAAAAACACGGGGACCTGATGCTGCTGAGTAATGTGGTGGACTCATACCAGGCACTAACCAAGAAGCTCTTAGCAAGTCTTGTATATGTTCATTACAATGTTAGGTTTAGATTTTTGATGAAATGTGATGATGACACTTATGTTCGTCTGACAGAGCTGCACAAGGAGCTTAAGAGTGTTCCATACAAGCAACGCCTGTACTGGGGTTTCTTTGATGGCAGAGCATCGCCAAAGAAGAGTGGCCCATGGAAAGAGGATGACTGGATTTTATGTGATAGGTATTTGCCATATGCTCTTGGAGGAGGCTACATCCTTTCTTCTGATGTTGTAAACTTTGTTGCAAGCAATTCAAAACACATGAAGCTGTTTAGAAATGAAGATGTTTCTCTTGGGACATGGCTGGCACCTCTGGACCTGCACAGAGTTCATGACACGAGGTTTGACACAGAGTACAAGTCAAGAGGGTGTAATAATAAGTACCTGGTGTCTCACAAACAGAGCACTCTACACATGCAGGAAAAGTTTAATGCCTTGAATACCCTTGGAAGGATGTGTCGTGAACAGTTTCAGGTTCGAAGGTCATATAATTATAATTGGAATGCACTGCCCTCACAGTGCTGCATTAGGAATGATTCTTCAGTACCCTAA